A window of Metabacillus sp. B2-18 contains these coding sequences:
- the remB gene encoding extracellular matrix regulator RemB, which yields MYIHLGDNFVVPSKEVVMILDRHSSQDSAIVDEFFQKQKERIVQLANGEAKSIIVTVNKIYFSPLSSSTLKKRAQVAFDID from the coding sequence TTGTATATTCATCTGGGAGACAATTTTGTTGTACCATCAAAAGAGGTCGTGATGATATTGGATCGACACTCTTCACAAGATTCCGCCATTGTAGATGAATTTTTTCAAAAGCAAAAAGAAAGAATTGTTCAACTCGCTAATGGTGAAGCAAAATCTATTATTGTGACGGTTAATAAAATTTATTTCTCGCCTTTATCATCAAGTACATTAAAAAAACGAGCACAAGTTGCTTTTGATATAGATTAA
- the recF gene encoding DNA replication/repair protein RecF (All proteins in this family for which functions are known are DNA-binding proteins that assist the filamentation of RecA onto DNA for the initiation of recombination or recombinational repair.) has translation MFINELKLKNYRNYEELTIQFENKVNVILGENAQGKTNVMESIYVLAMAKSHRTSNDKELIGWDKEYAKIEGSIEKYNRSTALQLVISKKGKKAKLNHIEQEKLSQYVGAMNVIMFAPEDLNLVKGSPQVRRRFIDMEIGQVSAIYLHDLSRYQKIMQQRNHYLKLLQMRKQKDQTMLDVLTEQLCEAAAKIIYKRLRFISELQKWAEPVHSGISRGLETLKIKYKPSVDVSEDYDLTKMIEAYEQKFAKIREKEIERGATLAGPHRDDLTFYVNDHDVQTFGSQGQQRTTALSLKLAEIDLIHNEIGEYPILLLDDVLSELDDYRQSHLLNTIQGKVQTFVTTTSVEGIDHQTLKEAATFRVRAGELADDKRGD, from the coding sequence TTGTTTATAAATGAGCTGAAATTAAAAAATTATCGTAATTATGAAGAATTGACGATTCAGTTTGAAAATAAAGTGAATGTAATTTTAGGTGAAAATGCACAAGGTAAAACCAATGTGATGGAATCAATCTATGTGCTTGCTATGGCGAAGTCACACCGAACTTCAAATGATAAAGAGTTGATTGGCTGGGACAAAGAATATGCTAAAATAGAAGGTAGTATCGAAAAATATAATCGCTCAACTGCCCTTCAATTAGTTATTTCTAAAAAAGGCAAAAAAGCAAAATTAAATCATATTGAGCAAGAGAAACTCAGCCAATACGTCGGGGCAATGAATGTGATTATGTTTGCACCAGAGGATTTGAATTTAGTAAAAGGAAGCCCTCAGGTAAGGCGAAGATTTATAGATATGGAAATTGGTCAGGTTTCAGCTATCTATCTGCATGATTTGAGTCGTTATCAAAAAATTATGCAACAGCGTAATCATTATTTGAAGCTGTTACAGATGCGCAAACAAAAGGATCAAACGATGCTTGATGTTTTAACTGAACAACTGTGTGAAGCTGCTGCAAAAATTATTTATAAACGTTTGCGGTTTATTTCTGAGCTCCAAAAATGGGCTGAGCCTGTGCATTCAGGAATAAGCAGAGGCTTAGAAACGCTAAAAATCAAATATAAACCCTCTGTGGATGTATCAGAAGATTATGATTTGACGAAAATGATAGAAGCATATGAACAAAAATTTGCTAAAATAAGAGAGAAGGAAATTGAACGGGGGGCAACTTTAGCAGGCCCGCACCGGGATGACTTAACCTTTTATGTAAATGACCATGATGTGCAAACCTTTGGTTCACAGGGACAACAAAGAACCACTGCTTTATCGTTAAAACTAGCGGAGATTGACCTGATTCATAATGAGATAGGAGAATATCCAATCCTCTTGCTTGATGATGTTTTATCCGAACTAGATGATTATAGACAATCACACTTATTGAACACCATTCAAGGCAAAGTTCAAACGTTTGTAACAACAACAAGTGTCGAAGGAATTGATCATCAAACATTAAAAGAAGCTGCTACTTTCCGTGTAAGAGCAGGAGAGCTTGCTGACGATAAAAGAGGTGACTAA
- the yaaA gene encoding S4 domain-containing protein YaaA, translated as MAKPVKIDTEFITLGQFLKLADVIQSGGMAKWFLAEYEIFVNNEPENRRGKKLRDGDVLYIPDFGTYIVKN; from the coding sequence ATGGCAAAACCAGTTAAAATTGATACAGAGTTTATAACATTAGGTCAATTCCTAAAATTAGCAGATGTTATTCAATCTGGTGGGATGGCTAAATGGTTTTTAGCTGAATACGAAATCTTTGTGAATAATGAACCTGAAAATCGCCGTGGTAAAAAGCTAAGAGATGGTGATGTTTTATATATTCCTGATTTCGGCACATATATTGTGAAAAATTAA